A window of Terriglobales bacterium genomic DNA:
CAGCGCGTTGCGTGCGGCTCTGCGCGAAGACCCGGATGTGGTGCTGATCGGCGAGATGCGTGACCTGGAGACCATCGAGTCTGCCCTGCGCATCGCCGAGACCGGCCACCTGACGTTTGCTACGTTGCACACGAACTCGGCAGCTTCGACTATCAACCGCATCATCGACGTGTTTCCCTCGCATCAGCAGCCGCAGATTCGAGCGCAGCTTTCCATGGTGCTGGAGGGCATACTTTGTCAGGCGCTATTGCCTAGGGTGGGCGGACAGGGCCGGGTGATGGCGATGGAGATCCTGATTCCCAATCCTGCGGTGCGCAACCTGATTCGTGAAGACAAGATTCACCAGATTTATTCCACCATGCAGTCCGGACAGGACAAGTTTGGCATGCAGACTTTCAACCAGTCTCTGGCGACGCTCCACTTCAATAAGCAGATCACGCTGGATACTGCGTTGCAGCGGTCATCTCTGCCCGACGAATTGCAGGAGATGATTAACCGTGGTGCAGGGCTCAACCGCACGGCCAATGCCGTGGCGGGCAAAAGATAGGTTTCAGTTTTACAGGCGTCTGATGCTCAGATGGCCAGGCGCCGCCTTTCCGCGGAATCGCGGGAAATCGTGCGAGGTGGCTTATGCCAGTTTTTACGTTTAGCGGAAAGAATGCAACCGGGGCTCGCGTCTCGGGAGAGCGGGTGGCCGAGAATAAGCAGGCGCTTCAGGATCTGCTGCGGCGGGAGCGCATTCTCAACCTCACGGTCAAAGAGAAGGGCAAGGAATTTGCCCTGCCTACCTTCGGCTCGGGCAAGGTTGCGACCAAGGACGTCGCGATCTTTTTCCGCCAGTTCTCGGT
This region includes:
- a CDS encoding type II secretion system F family protein, encoding MPVFTFSGKNATGARVSGERVAENKQALQDLLRRERILNLTVKEKGKEFALPTFGSGKVATKDVAIFFRQFSV